The window catctcgtactagacaaactcttgaaaataaagatattaattaatttaaagtctatagcagactacaaattaattaatggatatagaaagtcttagacacgggaaataatatattaaagaggttaacccggattgcttgtaatcacggattggatgggcggtcaatatttcttctatagtggcacaagaaatattccattggccttatattaaattatgggttataatttaattagtaaagaaggtccaattggggaggctcaatccaagccccatagatccctaacctagcccatcataaactctataaataagaatgtaAGGAGGAGACACACATGTTATCACAAACTCTAGCCTCCACACTTGgctttcttgtcttctccttcaagattcttataatttctaagagattcctcccacaaggaatttagatctatagagttaagggtcataggttagaagatctttggtcttgcattcacaatcaagcttcaagatctacacgtggagaagtagcaagccacttcgattctttggagaatcattgttgtaagtattcaacaacataatttaaattaaattatgtgattaattgcgcaattatatgtctctacatgttcaagtatgaaattgaatcgaaccacataatcacctaaatagattcttatgtggatttatttgttttgcattttccGCTGCGATTATCCCCAACACGCCCttcacgcggacggtgttacgactgACTTTCTCGGAAGATGAAACCCTTAGAACcctaaactaccccagaactcccatttcccaagtgtgtgtgttgtgtgtgagctaagagcaaaaTCCGTCCTTCATTGTGTAGtgcatgctcctttatttataggcgttgaagtggggcccagcgaggtatagatagtcTTTGTtaccctcagctattgactcccttcttctagcctCCTTTTCCTTCAGTTCTACTcacttttccttcatttccttcGCCAGTCCGTTTCCTCCAgctcttcctggatctagcgatttctgtcacacacctggcttaaaaactgtgttagacccagtaaaatatagtgcttttcaccacataaccgatgcataaAACTAGCCTTATCACAAGACAACATCATTTACATAAACAACAAACatagattcacattttcatattttcatccacattagtatgtagGATAGAAAAGTTCTCTTCGCTCgtttaatttccttaacttgaTTTTCTCGATCTGACCTTAACTTGCGAAGATAACCTTTGTAAAAAcatcacaatataaaatactaatcaaACTTCAAGAAATTCTTAAACTTTAATAGGAATGCATGCctcctaattaattctctttCATTATTTCACTTATCTTTAAGGAGTTTCTAAAACTCATATTATTTGatgtttcttcttctattattTTCAGGCTTTGACTAAATTGATACTCCATACGTTGCTACAAATTTTACGCAAAACTAATAATTCGGATCGCAACTAATTATCATAGCTTACTTGACCAATTTATTCTTAGacccaaaattaataattccgGCCTAACTCTAGATTCCAAAAACTAGCCACCTTCTTGCATAAAAGTTGAAATTGGCccaaatctaattaaattagtggcccaactctaattaaattagaaaaagagTAACCCCAATTTTAGGATTAAATCAGCCCATATACTCCACCCCACTTATCGGTCtatctctcttcttctccaaatgcACAAAATAGGGAAAAATCCTCCCACAAAATCAGAATTTCCGCCGCCTCATCCAGCTCCACACCTCGCTGCCGTCGACTAGCCATTCCTCCGGCGTCGCCGGCGTGTTCCCTCCCAAcctttcttctcttcttccccCACTCCCCTCTCCTATCTCGGCTCTGCTCATGCCGCCGCTGCTGTGTGCTCGGCGGCTCGCCGTCGCGGCCtccgtctctctctctctcgggATTCCGCCGCCACCACCGATCACCGCTGCTACGCACCGCCTCAGCCGCCGCTGCCCTATCTCTCCTGATCCACCACCGCCTCGCTGTGCATGCACAGGCAGCGGCTTCCTCCGTGCCTCGCGCTGCCGGAGCAGCTCCCCGAAGCCACCACAGTCGCAGCCTTCTCGCCGAACTCCGAATGGTAAGGAATGCccaatttttatcatttcccccttatgttttatttttttaaagatttaatCTTGAATTTCAAAGTTTGGTGTTTTTGACTTGTAGATTGTAAAGGTCTTGAAATCATTGAATCGGTGACATATCGGGGTTGTGGGGCTGTCCTCGTGTCGATGAGGTGCCTTAAGTCCATTCGCCGGAATCCGGAGAATTATGCTTATGAGATAAGTTTTCCAATTGATTTAGTTATTAAGGTATATGCTTCCTTCCTTTTTACTTCAtgaatttggtgaatttgGGGCATTTGTCTTACTGTTATGGATGGCTTGATGGTGGGAGATGATGTTAAACTTGTTGTGTATTTGTTAATGTTACTTGGGCAGATTCTACTTTCAAATTATGGATGCATATGCTTGTACATATACGAAAGAAATGATGGCTTGGGATTTATCTGAGATTTCTCACTGCACCCTCTCCCGACTCTCCTCCAATTCTCATTTCTGTGacaaaaaagtttttttgtaAATGTGGTGTAGACTCTGGGATTATATTTGCTGTGATCAAGCAAGAGGTGGAGGAGCAGAATCAAGCAGGAGGTGGATGGTGGATAGATACGTGGCTTGAATGGGAGGAGCGTAATCAAGGAGAAAGAGGTGGAGCGCAGCTGCTGATTTGAAGAGTCTGGCGTTGGATACTTTGGGCTCTATTAGTGAATTGGGTTTTTCAAGAGTGGGCTCCAAGCTGAAGCATTTTTTCGTTCTTCTTAATTTGAGCCCAAGATGGCTTTATGTTAAGCCCACTATGCTTTATTTCTTAGATTCAAACTCTTAATACTTTGATAATTAATACTTTAGTGGTATGCTAATTACTAAACATACATTACAATTCTTATCTATACATTGCAACTCCTATGGATTTATCGTAAACATCACATACTCTTACTCTTTTGATTGTTAATAAGGAATGaagattaaatgaaaaaaatttagatacTCATTCGACATCCTTTCAAGTTCAActaaaatgatagaaaaagactCGGGATGTTACAATTATAGCTCATTTGCAATGGAGTAGCATATTATGTTTAACCACCATTCGGCaataagttaaaattaaacttgaaatAACAGTATATCAGTGATGAATAGTAAAGAAATAGATTAGTTATACCTTATTGAGGGGTAAATTTAAAGGTGggctgaaaagaaaaataatggtATCAAAgcttaaactataaaaacgTTTACTTgaatgattttaatatttttataaatataatttatttgtaggATTGAAAGAGTACAGAACGcaaaaaactaattttgagGCCGAGGACTTTTGATCAAAGATATAGGGTTAAGAAGATTCAAATCCTTTGGCAATTCACATACATAATCATAAAGAATGTTGAACtcttttaattcaaataaactcTCTTCAGCTACAGAATATAAAcacaacaaataaatcagaaatAAAGCAAGAATTAAAAGATGAGCACATGAAAACTGACAGCAGTAACACAATAGATCGCATTGATAGTAAAAAGTTTGGATCATACCTGATTATCCATCAAATAATCGTAGAGATGAAGCGCACAACAGATTTGCAGAGAGAAAGCTAGGGCATgcgaagagagagaaggggaaAATGAAAAGCGCAAAATATTTTACCTTTTATATGACCCGTTTAGCTTTTGATCCGGTAAGGATCCGCGCCTTTTTTCAATTCTGACCCGCTTTCATGTGGAATGATTTCGAAttcttttcttaaaatatggaattgaatttatggaattaaaattggtggaattataattcaattccaattctgCAGATTTTTGTATTGCCGAACAAcgaaattggaattgaaggCTCTAGTTCAGTTCCGCAGCCCCAATTCCGTGTTACCGAACGCATCCTTATGGAATTGAAATTGGtagaattataattcaattccaattctacatattttttgtattgcCGAACAGcgaaattggaattgaaggCTCCAATTCCAGTTCGCAACCCCAATTCCGTGTTACCGAACACATCCTAAGGTAAATTTGCATAGCATAAATTTACCACTCCATCAATCTCACCACAACGCATCCTAAGGTAAATTTGCATAGCATAAATTTACCACTCCATCAATCTCACCGTCCCTTTTGTTGTGGCCGCTAAATAGAACTACATTGAACTTCTCATTTACTGACTCCCAATCCCTTaatgtgtttttctttctcaacATCCCACCAAGTAAGCAAATTGCCGCATTTCCCTACCATTTCTTTCCCAATTTTTTCGACAGATTTTTCATCTGTTACAAATTCCGTATATCAGAATAATTATTGGTTATGTACCAAATAATACTAATGGAAAGAagctaaaaaattattcattaaccacaaaaaaattaaatataatacttatatCCACTCTTACTCATAATATCCTTTAAAATCTGTAACAtgataaatatagtaaaagaatAATAGCAAGAAAATACATTAACTAGTATAATAGTATTCAAATCAGGTTTTTCTACCAACTTTGGATGTACTAgaaaatactttttaaaaacttttaatGCGTAGTTAGTCCCACAATCAAGTAGTacgacaaaacaaaattaaattctatgTGAAGATGACAGACATAATTAATGTTGAAATACCAACTCAACACATCAAAATGATGCCGTTTAGATGATTAATTAggtgaattatttattacagtagtaatttgaaattttatttttatgaaacagCGTCATTTGATTCTATATTCTAGTTAGATTCCGACACACATTGGATTCAATTTGAATAGAATCCAAAATTATGAGAAATTATACACATCTACTCAACATTAATCACATCCTTCTATGCTAACCTACACAACGATATAATATGATTGAACACAAGAATAATTTAGGCAAGTTGCATTGACCACTTCAACGTAAACCTATGCTGCccatattttaaatagtagcttttaaaattaaataatgtagtataaattttaatgtgtaattagtaaaataaatgagataaaaacaattagtaaaagtattactattatgtaatgagattcatattattaataatatttatctgTAGTGTTAGTCATAGTAATATTTACAATATgttatattattagttttaataatatagtaaattgtaaataaagtGATCGAGATGAtatattgttaaaaaatttctaaatttgtaGTAGTACCGTATAATTTGAAGGAACCGACTGATGGAGTAGTATAGACTTTCATACACTATTTACCAAGTCTCCGGCTTTAGAAATTTAGTCAGGAAATTtgatagtatattaaaaaaaattaaaccaagTACTATTAATTGGTGTTTCTGAGTTGTGAGGAATTCATTGGATTCAACGATTGTGAAATTGCAGAGATTGAATGGACCTTTTATCTACGTTGCCGGGTGAGTGTTTATGTCACGACCGCGGCTGATTAAGGATAATCTAACCACGGAATTTCGTGACTTAAAAAGGAGGGGGATGTAAGAAGAGGGGAAAGAAATTGGggaaattaagaataaatcCAATTTAgctaatcaatatatatatatatatattaaaggAAATAGTACTTAACGCGAGAGGCACTCGATCATACGGACTAGAATGATTATTCATACATATTCAATTCATCAGAGTTTCAAGCGAAGTAACGTTGCTTGTTTAAAGGCATAGCGGAAGTAAAAGAACTCGGTttcatgtatgaagacatgaaTCCCCGAGAGTTTATTCTTGATAATTTAACAGCACTCACTCCACCCGTCgcagctcaacctgcacatttagaaatacatgcagggtTGAGTACAAcagtactcagtgaacacattaCCGAAAGATACACatatacatttgaaaatattgtcaagtcatcatcacagtaacactcaagggtttttatttaaaagaccTGAACCTACTAAAGTATTTGTTCGACTGCGCAGTCTAAGTTCTTTCATATTTTGCCATATCTGAACGTCTTGTGCCGTGGAGATTGTGTTCTCCCACGGTCACCGTATCATTCTTGTGccgggaaggtggccaccttccacggtcACCAGACCTGCCCTTTGGCCATAGGTCTtctgtgtacactagtccgggTAGGGACAACACCCTCACcaggacccgaattcgattcacAACACACTTCCTTGGCCTTAGccaaacagataggcatcacacataaaacatttatggcaagacaacatcATTTGAACATGAACAACGAACATGAGTTCGAGTTTTCACAACtatcatttgaaaataattttatttttatccacattagtatgtagGATAAGAAAGTTCTACCTTGTATGACTTCCGAAGTTTCTAGCTATTAACTCCTCGCTTCACGGTGTTACTCTCCTCACAAGTCCTTcctttttgagaaaagaaaaggtcGGACTATACTTAGCTTCAACGTTATAGTAGTTaaataatgcatataaaatcagattattttctttaatggTTTTGGATTACAAcattatattcttaaaatttaatctgaagatttaatttatttcaaactcAACTAGGCTAGAAGATTGAACTgtaattattcataaaataaaatatatgcaaTCTTAATTAAAACATAGGCTAATGTTTTTCTTagtattaatcaatttttattttattttattattatttttttcaaagaaaattcCTATGTTAGTAAAGGACTAGCATTCCTCATTTAATCCTAGCCTAGATTACTAAAACAATTGGGAATGGGCCTCTACTTAATTTACTACAACCATTAATTAATAGGTTGGGCTCTCACTTTGattttctataaaatttatacccttagatttaattattgtaatattcatcttattattttatgtagaTTGAGGACTCGTCTCCAATTATGAGGATTTGTGGCTGCCCTTGTTGTCTTTGGTTTGTCGAGAAGCCATTTCCGGCAGATTGGCATCCCGTAGACATATAcctagttttagttttttttttttgtaaaggCTCTAAAGTTTAAGATCTCATCACTTTATGCTTCTGACTATGGAGactgtattttctttttgttaaaTTCTATCACTATATGCTTATGTgtgatgaaataattaagggAAACACAAAATGGCTTCTGGTGTTACCTTTTTCAAAAGACAGCGTATATTCATTTTCCAGAGTCTGCACTTCCCGATGTCCTCTGTCCcacttatttcttttctacTTCTTGCTTGTAGGCGTATATGTGTTGGTGAGATTTTGTTGAAAGTGATGGGTGTGGAGTCATAAAAGTCGGTATTTTATATACCTCATAATCTTGCAAGTGGTGCTATAAAAGGGGTGGAGCATTAAAATGTTACTGACAAAGTTCATGTTATTCCCTT is drawn from Salvia hispanica cultivar TCC Black 2014 chromosome 6, UniMelb_Shisp_WGS_1.0, whole genome shotgun sequence and contains these coding sequences:
- the LOC125192828 gene encoding uncharacterized protein LOC125192828 isoform X1; amino-acid sequence: MPPLLCARRLAVAASVSLSLGIPPPPPITAATHRLSRRCPISPDPPPPRCACTGSGFLRASRCRSSSPKPPQSQPSRRTPNDCKGLEIIESVTYRGCGAVLVSMRCLKSIRRNPENYAYEISFPIDLVIKVYASFLFTS
- the LOC125192828 gene encoding uncharacterized protein LOC125192828 isoform X3; the encoded protein is MPPLLCARRLAVAASVSLSLGIPPPPPITAATHRLSRRCPISPDPPPPRCACTGSGFLRASRCRSSSPKPPQSQPSRRTPNDCKGLEIIESVTYRGCGAVLVSMRCLKSIRRNPENYAYETLGLYLL
- the LOC125192828 gene encoding uncharacterized protein LOC125192828 isoform X2, translated to MPPLLCARRLAVAASVSLSLGIPPPPPITAATHRLSRRCPISPDPPPPRCACTGSGFLRASRCRSSSPKPPQSQPSRRTPNDCKGLEIIESVTYRGCGAVLVSMRCLKSIRRNPENYAYEISFPIDLVIKTLGLYLL